The Streptomyces sp. CG4 genome window below encodes:
- a CDS encoding DUF3592 domain-containing protein, whose product MGKKKKKRPQGEWKQPAKSAERQAWEAESRRLRSSLRQPKLPQRRLIATMFVLFLVMFGGFFVFLLPSQSLVSDLRSRGVATRATVTSSPRDKFGSPGNIKIRFDAPKGEVNTVLSDWGGRRPDGLVPGSPVSVTYDPHDPTRVLTTDWVKHPPTVTFPMLVTLVLSVLLLAGATLVTIRRRTLQKSEKRPEAAGGQRMAEPAP is encoded by the coding sequence ATGGGAAAAAAGAAGAAGAAGCGTCCGCAAGGCGAGTGGAAACAGCCGGCGAAGTCAGCCGAACGGCAGGCGTGGGAAGCGGAGTCGCGCAGACTGCGCTCCAGCTTGCGGCAGCCCAAGCTGCCGCAGCGGCGATTGATCGCGACGATGTTCGTCTTGTTCCTTGTGATGTTCGGCGGCTTCTTCGTCTTCTTGCTTCCCTCTCAGTCACTTGTCAGTGACCTGCGTTCGCGTGGAGTCGCCACGCGGGCGACGGTCACGTCATCTCCGCGGGACAAGTTCGGCAGCCCGGGCAATATCAAGATCCGGTTCGACGCCCCCAAGGGAGAGGTCAACACGGTGCTCAGCGACTGGGGAGGCAGGCGTCCTGACGGTCTCGTTCCCGGAAGCCCTGTGTCCGTGACCTACGATCCACACGATCCGACCCGCGTGCTGACGACGGACTGGGTGAAGCATCCGCCGACCGTGACATTCCCGATGCTCGTGACACTGGTGCTGAGTGTCCTTCTGCTGGCCGGAGCGACCCTGGTCACGATACGGCGCCGCACCCTGCAAAAGTCGGAGAAGCGACCTGAAGCAGCCGGTGGTCAGCGGATGGCAGAACCGGCCCCCTGA
- a CDS encoding DUF5372 family protein translates to MTHPFHAMAGERLEILYAKRRGGALVFVCAYGVARTVTLPQAWTDRGEVPLDHRLSVEQLCAARELADALLRRGERVVGGAS, encoded by the coding sequence GTGACGCATCCGTTCCACGCGATGGCGGGTGAGCGTCTGGAGATTCTTTACGCCAAGCGCCGGGGTGGTGCGCTGGTGTTCGTGTGTGCGTACGGGGTGGCCCGGACCGTGACGCTGCCGCAGGCGTGGACGGATCGTGGGGAGGTGCCGTTGGACCACCGGCTCTCGGTTGAACAGCTGTGTGCTGCACGGGAGCTGGCGGATGCGCTCCTCCGCCGGGGTGAGCGAGTGGTGGGCGGGGCATCGTGA
- a CDS encoding Mu transposase C-terminal domain-containing protein: MHRAIQRDLMPGERAGLASGERAARKHDAFLARPRGWRNQVWETDHVQSPLLVDVDGRARRPWITWFIDCATNAITGAAVTPGDPSRESVLAALRSAVLHEEPYGPFGGLPEKVRVYRGKDFLSRTVTAAFDLLDVTVEDLPAYAPHLKGTVEGLNRAVESMFLASTPGYARQPCPGKRASRPKDEGLLGFEDFTTRLLAWTSWWNTEHRPAPLRGKTPLEAWQDDPTPLRDVPAADLWTFTLEDAGTRTLTTRGIRFRRRDYVGPWMTGQAGIQVRLRFMPHHDHRIEVYHAATGRYLGSADLADQATDEQISAVRRARAARARRLKKDLEASQRERYAAVNQPEAPRWLGALTTAQAEAELAQAAGTALSDLAMPGLIPPAGPPARGGTDSKNELWAGAPLIPRTARA, from the coding sequence TTGCACCGGGCGATCCAGCGGGATCTGATGCCGGGGGAGCGGGCCGGGCTTGCGAGTGGTGAGCGGGCGGCGCGCAAGCATGATGCGTTCCTGGCCCGGCCGCGGGGCTGGCGTAACCAGGTGTGGGAGACCGACCACGTCCAGTCCCCGCTGCTGGTCGACGTCGACGGCAGGGCCCGCAGGCCGTGGATCACGTGGTTCATCGACTGCGCGACGAACGCGATCACGGGCGCGGCAGTCACGCCGGGGGATCCGTCGCGGGAATCGGTGCTGGCCGCTTTGCGCTCCGCGGTCCTGCATGAGGAGCCCTACGGTCCGTTCGGCGGCCTGCCGGAGAAGGTGCGTGTCTACCGCGGCAAGGACTTCTTGTCCCGGACGGTGACCGCGGCGTTCGATCTGCTGGACGTGACGGTGGAGGACCTGCCCGCCTACGCCCCTCACCTCAAGGGCACCGTGGAGGGGTTGAACCGGGCGGTGGAGAGCATGTTCCTGGCTTCGACGCCCGGCTATGCCCGCCAGCCGTGCCCCGGCAAACGGGCTTCCCGCCCGAAGGACGAAGGGCTGCTCGGCTTCGAGGACTTCACCACCCGCCTGCTGGCCTGGACTTCGTGGTGGAACACCGAGCATCGCCCCGCGCCCTTGCGGGGCAAGACTCCGCTTGAGGCGTGGCAGGACGATCCCACCCCGCTGCGGGACGTGCCGGCCGCGGATCTGTGGACCTTCACCCTGGAAGACGCTGGCACCCGCACGCTGACCACTCGCGGCATCCGCTTCAGGCGACGCGACTATGTGGGGCCGTGGATGACCGGCCAGGCAGGTATTCAGGTCCGACTCCGTTTCATGCCCCACCACGATCACCGGATCGAGGTCTATCACGCGGCCACCGGCCGCTACCTGGGCTCTGCGGACCTTGCCGACCAGGCCACCGACGAACAGATCAGCGCCGTTCGAAGGGCGCGGGCCGCTCGCGCCCGCCGTCTGAAGAAGGACCTGGAGGCTTCCCAGCGCGAGCGCTACGCCGCTGTGAACCAGCCGGAGGCGCCCCGGTGGCTTGGCGCGCTGACCACCGCGCAGGCCGAGGCCGAGCTCGCCCAGGCCGCCGGCACCGCCCTGTCGGATCTGGCGATGCCGGGCCTCATCCCGCCCGCCGGGCCCCCGGCCCGCGGTGGGACTGACAGCAAGAACGAGCTGTGGGCGGGCGCGCCGCTCATCCCGAGGACGGCGCGCGCCTGA
- a CDS encoding G1 family glutamic endopeptidase, with protein sequence MPQRASACLLTVATTIAVTALTAPAARAAAPTTHSVLEARINGTAASRQTHDLQGLSDATKTNATSGNWSGYVASGSSGTYKSVASSWIQPAVKCDSHDSYSSYWVGLDGYRNKALEQTGTEADCIGGKAHYGAWWEVIPAAESPYSVTVAPGDHLTASVKDNGDGTFTMMLSDSTQGWTRATTHAGSAGYQDSSAEVIAEATTANGSIASLPDFGSVDFSDSQANGTTFGSLSPTPLTMQNHDSGDVMAKPGAISGGDFAVTWESPN encoded by the coding sequence ATGCCCCAACGAGCTTCCGCCTGCCTGCTCACTGTCGCCACGACCATAGCCGTCACGGCCCTCACAGCCCCCGCCGCCCGGGCCGCCGCCCCCACCACCCACAGCGTGCTGGAGGCCCGGATCAACGGCACCGCCGCGAGCCGGCAGACCCACGACTTGCAAGGGCTCAGCGACGCCACGAAGACCAACGCCACCTCGGGTAACTGGTCCGGTTATGTAGCCTCCGGCTCCTCCGGCACCTACAAGTCCGTGGCCTCTTCATGGATTCAGCCCGCGGTCAAGTGCGACTCCCACGACTCCTACTCGTCCTACTGGGTCGGCCTGGACGGATACCGGAACAAAGCACTGGAACAAACCGGAACCGAAGCCGACTGCATCGGTGGAAAGGCGCACTACGGCGCCTGGTGGGAGGTAATTCCTGCCGCCGAGAGCCCGTACTCGGTCACCGTCGCCCCCGGCGACCACCTCACCGCCTCCGTCAAGGACAACGGCGACGGCACCTTCACCATGATGCTCTCGGACAGCACCCAGGGCTGGACGAGGGCCACCACCCACGCCGGGTCCGCCGGCTACCAGGACAGCTCCGCCGAGGTCATCGCAGAAGCCACCACCGCGAACGGCAGCATAGCCAGCCTGCCCGACTTCGGCTCGGTGGACTTCTCCGACTCCCAGGCCAACGGCACCACGTTCGGCAGCCTGTCGCCGACCCCACTCACCATGCAGAACCACGACAGCGGTGATGTGATGGCGAAGCCAGGCGCCATCTCCGGCGGGGACTTCGCCGTCACCTGGGAGAGCCCCAACTGA
- a CDS encoding recombinase family protein, with translation MNGLSKITASHRSRTAAVYLRQSTYVQVRDNTESTLRQYDLVERAVELGWAREDVLVIDADLGRSAKFGTERLGFRDLVAQVCLGEVGAVFGLEVSRLARSSADFARLLELARLTNALLVDADGVYDLADINDRLLLGLKGSMSEAELHILAGRLHGAKRAAAERG, from the coding sequence GTGAACGGGCTGTCGAAGATCACGGCGTCGCACCGGTCGAGGACGGCGGCGGTCTACCTTCGGCAGTCGACGTATGTGCAGGTCCGCGACAACACCGAGTCCACGCTGCGTCAGTACGACCTGGTGGAGAGGGCCGTGGAGCTGGGGTGGGCCCGTGAGGACGTGCTCGTCATCGACGCGGACCTGGGCCGCTCGGCGAAGTTCGGGACGGAACGCCTGGGGTTTCGGGACCTGGTCGCGCAGGTCTGCCTGGGCGAGGTGGGGGCGGTCTTCGGGCTGGAGGTGAGTCGGCTGGCCCGGTCCTCGGCGGACTTCGCCCGCCTGCTGGAGCTGGCCCGCCTCACCAACGCGCTGCTGGTCGACGCCGACGGCGTCTACGATCTCGCGGACATCAACGACCGCCTCCTGCTCGGGCTGAAGGGCAGCATGTCAGAGGCGGAGCTGCACATCCTCGCCGGCCGGCTGCACGGAGCGAAGCGGGCCGCGGCCGAGCGGGGCTGA
- a CDS encoding helix-turn-helix domain-containing protein: MDRAVGVGRGAVLPRALVVRRLLERQQAGELSTRHVRAVAETVGVSERTVWRWLEQAKSTGRMEAGVRGVGRGVGAAWRGGRECR, from the coding sequence GTGGATCGAGCGGTAGGAGTCGGCCGTGGGGCTGTGCTGCCCAGGGCGTTGGTGGTGCGTCGTTTGCTGGAGCGGCAGCAGGCGGGGGAGTTGTCGACCCGGCATGTGCGTGCGGTTGCTGAGACGGTGGGTGTTTCGGAGCGCACGGTGTGGCGCTGGCTGGAGCAGGCGAAGTCGACCGGGCGGATGGAGGCCGGGGTACGCGGTGTCGGACGAGGTGTGGGCGCTGCTTGGCGAGGTGGGAGGGAATGTCGCTGA
- a CDS encoding alpha/beta hydrolase-fold protein, which translates to MSGRRNETYLAVDVPAQLVAHYQVSNAPRSWAAMGYSTGGFCAANVAFHHPARYAAAAALSGSSAQSPTPPPGTCTGAGAACGSGTTRSGRPHTGTSTCPCTSWRDGPTPRHSVPSGI; encoded by the coding sequence GTGAGCGGCCGACGCAACGAAACCTATCTGGCGGTGGACGTACCAGCGCAGCTGGTGGCCCACTACCAGGTCTCCAACGCGCCCCGGAGCTGGGCGGCCATGGGGTACTCCACCGGCGGGTTCTGTGCCGCCAACGTCGCCTTCCACCACCCGGCACGGTACGCTGCCGCCGCTGCTCTGTCCGGATCTTCAGCCCAGTCACCGACGCCTCCACCGGGGACCTGTACCGGGGCAGGCGCGGCGTGCGGCAGTGGAACAACCCGCAGTGGCAGGCCGCACACCGGCACATCGACGTGTCCCTGTACGTCGTGGCGGGACGGGCCGACCCCGAGGCACAGCGTGCCATCTGGCATCTGA
- a CDS encoding recombinase family protein — protein MPVGYVYDDEGMCVLDPDQEVQAAIADVFAVFQEQGSAFKVVGEFVGRRFPLRAYGGIWAGQLRWGKLTHSRVLGVLRNPSYAGTYVYGRYVTRRTVRPDGSVNTGIVLRPREEWPIVLHDHHEGYIGWADYLAIEAKLKANCTHDGARPPREGLALCQGIMFCGSCGRPMTTRYYEHQQAAYGCSSSRADHEATATCRSIRADAVDEPVARLLLSALSPGQIERALAAADEVTVRHGRSHRAAELAVERARFDAQRAERAFNAVEPENRLVARTLESRWEARLAALTEAEAALAQVREARPALPDRDGLRALAADLPGLWWAATTKDGTASGCCGP, from the coding sequence TTGCCGGTCGGCTATGTCTACGACGACGAGGGCATGTGTGTGCTCGACCCGGACCAGGAGGTGCAGGCCGCGATCGCGGACGTGTTCGCCGTGTTCCAGGAGCAGGGCTCGGCGTTCAAGGTGGTCGGCGAGTTCGTCGGGCGGCGTTTTCCGTTGCGCGCCTACGGTGGCATCTGGGCCGGTCAGCTGCGCTGGGGCAAGCTCACGCACTCTCGGGTGCTGGGGGTGCTGCGCAATCCGAGCTATGCGGGCACCTATGTTTATGGCCGGTACGTCACCCGGCGCACCGTCCGCCCGGACGGCAGCGTGAACACCGGGATCGTGCTGCGGCCCCGTGAGGAGTGGCCGATCGTGCTGCACGATCACCACGAGGGCTACATCGGCTGGGCCGACTACCTGGCCATCGAGGCGAAGCTCAAGGCGAACTGCACGCACGACGGGGCCCGCCCGCCGCGCGAGGGGCTGGCCTTGTGTCAGGGGATCATGTTCTGCGGCTCGTGCGGACGGCCCATGACCACGCGCTATTACGAGCATCAGCAGGCGGCTTATGGATGTTCGTCGTCCCGCGCCGACCACGAGGCCACCGCGACCTGCCGTTCGATCCGGGCCGACGCGGTCGACGAGCCGGTGGCCCGGCTGCTGCTGAGTGCCCTGTCCCCGGGGCAGATCGAGCGGGCCCTGGCCGCCGCCGACGAGGTCACCGTCCGCCACGGCCGCTCTCATCGGGCAGCCGAACTGGCGGTGGAGCGGGCCCGGTTCGATGCCCAGCGCGCCGAGCGCGCCTTCAACGCGGTCGAGCCGGAGAACCGGCTGGTCGCCCGCACACTGGAGTCCCGTTGGGAGGCCCGGCTGGCCGCTCTAACCGAGGCAGAGGCCGCGCTTGCCCAGGTCCGCGAGGCCCGGCCGGCACTGCCGGACCGCGACGGGCTGCGGGCGCTCGCTGCTGATCTGCCCGGGCTGTGGTGGGCTGCCACGACCAAGGACGGGACCGCAAGCGGCTGCTGCGGACCATGA